DNA sequence from the Malus sylvestris chromosome 10, drMalSylv7.2, whole genome shotgun sequence genome:
TTCAGCAACTCCATTCTGGTGTGGAGTCCCAGGAGTGGTATACTGGGCCACGATGCCATTTTGTTCAAGATAAGCTGCAAACGGTCCTTTGTTTTGTCCAGCCTCAGTGAACCTGCCAAAATACTCACCACCTCTATCGGATATCACAATCTTAATGTGTTTTTCTAGTTGTTTTTCAACTTCCAAACGGAATATTTTAAAACAATGCAAGGCTTCAGATTTTTCAGAAATCAgaaatacatatgcaaaccgtgaaaaatcatcaatgaaagttataaaatatgattttccACATATGGTTTTAATTGGAAAGGGTCCGCAAATATCAGTGTGTATAATTTCTAGTAGAGATTGGCTACGGTTTGACCCTATTTTCCTAGTATTGGtgagttttcctttaaaacaatCAACACACTCTTTAAAGTTGGTGAAATCAAGCTGTGGCAACAAGTTTTGTTTGGTAAGTGTGATGATTCTTTCTTTAGAAATGTGCCCCAACCTTTTGTGCCAAAGCATGGAGGTTTTTTCATGAGTGAGCACTTATTTTGAACCAACACTTTGAACATTAAAACATTCAATCTCATAAGTACAACTCATTTGCCACATATCAACTTTAAGAAACGCTTCACCAAGCAATTTATTCAAGTCATTGGAATGAAAAAACTTTACACTTTGACTGTCACCCACAAATGTAAAGCCGGACTTAACTAACTTAGATGCAGAAATCAAATTCCTTCTCATGGAAGGTACATAGAGTACTggacttaaatttaaaataaagctAGAGGAAagaactaatttgacacttccTATGGATTCGACAGCAACTTTGCTGCCATTCCCTACATAAACATTGTAGACTTCATTGTTTATCACCCTTGTTTTTTAGAAGCCCTGCAAAGAATTAGTTATGTGAATAGAGCAGCCTGTGTCAAACCACCAACTTTGAGGAGGAACATAAACTAAATTAGACTCAACACAcacaaaaatatttatttcattACCTTTCTTAACAAGCCAATTCTTGAAGCCATTGCAGTTCTTTCTTAAGTGACATGTTTCTTTGCAAAAATAacactctttttctttctcaggTTCAAAGTTAACAGGCTTTAATTTATGAGATCCTTTAGAGATGATGTTAGTATTTTTAAAAGTAGAAgaaatttctttcttcttcttcttaccaGCAGCCACGGTTGAACTTTGAGTGAAGTCCCTTTTGCGTTTTTCTCCTTGCACAAAATTCACATCTACTGATTTGTCACTCTTGAGCCGATCTTCTTCTTGCGCACACATAGTGATCAGTTCATCAATGCCCCATTTGTCTTTCTAAGTGTTATAAGAAACCTTGAGCTGCCCATATTTTGGAGGCAATGAGTTCAAGGCCATGTGAACTAAGAACTGGTCAGTCATGGGTACTTCGAGATCCTTTAATTTCTGAGCAAGATCAACCATCTTGAGAATGTGTTCTCTGACACTTCCCTCACCATCAAATTTCATAGAGGTAATTTGAGTGAGAAAAGTCCCAGTTTCAGCCTTGTCAGATTCTTTAAATTTTTCCCCAACTGCAGCCAAGAAAGCTTTTGCATTGTCTTGTTTCGGAACACCCCCTTTAACTAATGGAGCCATAGCCTTCCTCATTATCATCAGGGACATTCGGTTTGTTCTCTCCCATTTTTCAAACTTTGCCTTATGATCTACAGTGCTCTCTGCAGTAATTGCTGCAGGTTTTTCCTCCCTTAATGCCAAATCGAGATCCATAAGGCCAAAAACCATTTCAACATCCTCCTTCCACTTCTTGTAGTTAGAACCGGTCAGAGTCTCAATATTGTTGAAATTGAGAGATGTCATATGAGGAGCTGCAAAAaaccaaatattaattttatagttGTTAGTCATTAAGTGTcagcaaacaaaagaaaagattacATATAATCTCTTCTCAACACATAATCGTATAAGCACAGCATCATCTTTGGACAGAAACCATTTATACTAGATTTGCATAGCCAAAATATTGAACACAAGGGCAATTTACATAACtccaacacttttgagcagatgaagaaagcaatcttgtcaATTCAATATTTCACTATACATTGATTCATTTGTTTAACTTGAATAaataaacacttttgagcagattatTATTCACTTGATACAAATAAATCACATGTCCAATTACTTAGACAGCAAGCCAAAATCAACAAactaaacacttttgagcaTATTAGTTGTTGAAATTCTTGTTTATGATTCAAATCTCAAAATCAGTTCGACTTTTGACAAATAAGATATGAATCCAAAAGGTCTTCTTGATTGAGTTCCCAGTATTGTAACTATTCTTGAATGTTGTTCTCTGCACAGAATAGCAAACACAACTGGGGGAATATATGGTAATAATTGATTATACATCATGATCATACGATTTAATTGTCAGTatgcagcggaagcatttaatGACACAAGAGCAAAACATATAGATCATTCATATCAAGAGTTAACCATATATTGAATAAGGAACCCTAGCCATGTTGGgttggctttgataccacatgtaagcagtatattaataaataagctacTGCAACACAGCAAACCAACACAACCCTAGGATTACCAACTAATATCATATTCATCATAACTAGAGAAATACCAGTTTATAGTCTGCAAGACACTTACCTGAGGGCATCgacattgaagaaacaatagaAGAAGAAGTCTTCTACTTCCAGCACACGAAAGTCTCTCTTCTAAGTGAATAGGGTTTTAGATAATATTGAGAGAGTACATGAGGAAGCAGGGACTTCAACTATATATATCCATCCATATAGCTAGAGATTCACTCGGTCCAGCCTATTATCAGAAAGAGTGATAATCTCTATCTCTTAATAAGTTTTAGTCCTATCATGACTCTATATACTAGTATATATTTGATAAGGATCAAAATAGAACAGCTGCAACGTATAAAACTCCACAATTCTTGTCATACTAAAGCTCTCGGACTCCTTGTGTTTCGCATAACTAGTATAACTAGTTAAACGCCACCCAAGTGGTCCAGTTGCAATCTCATTGTCATTCAAACAAGTTTTACACTGTTTTCATATCTTGGTTAACAAAAGGAAGCCTCACTCATATCATGAATTTCCTATTTGAGTTGCTGAGTTGATGAGTAGCAACCAACAAGCAGCAATATGAAAAAGAAGTTGCGGATGTCTTCCATGTTGACTCAAAAGTTATTTATCGGCATTTTGTAAATTGTTATTGTTTTTTACTGTGTATGAGAAGCACTGTAAAAGAATTGGATTGATAttcatgaaataaaaaaaaaaccatttgatGTCTTCCATGTTGCCTCCAAAGTTGGTATGCTATTGTTCTTTATCATTGAACTATAAATTTCTAAATAAAGTCATACAAAATACGTGAATTCCTTCAAGTTCATGGCCAATTCCTCCAAATTCATAGAATAAACTTATGCAAAACAGAGGAACCTCATTAACACCATGCAAATTAGGAACAAAAAAATGAGATCAGCTTCCTATGGACAATGAGTGCTCCTCATCCTGCAAGTTCATGGCCAATTCCTCCAAATTCATAGAATAAACTTATGCAAAACAGAGGAACCTCATTAACACCATGCAAATTAGGAACAAAAGAATGAGATCAGCTTCCTATAGACAATGAGTGTTGCTCATCCTGCAATTAACCAAAATAGAAATCATAAAAATGTTGATTAACAATAATAATGCTATTATACATCAAAGACAACAAACGCATTTCAACTATTGATATATTAATTGCACGATATACATAGAAAAACACGTGGAGTATGTATTCTTACCGATTGTGGAGCTCCGGACAATTTCTTTTGTCATGATTAACTCCATATTGCCCACACCCATGACAAAGGTTACCATTAAcccttttcttgcattttcctttctcttttccctttttaagTCTTTTTCCAGATCCTTTGGTCTTAACAGGATCAGGTTCAAGAAAACCAACATCATCTACTATCGATTTTCTTTTTGCACGACATTCCATATCTCCTTTGGTTGCAGAAAGTTCCACATTTTCATTGGTACCACCAACCAATGGCTTAATCTTCTCATTCACAGCATCCATTGCCTCACAAAAGAGTTTACTTGCCTCATCATTTAGAATGACTTTATCAATCAAATGCGAATATTGTTAGAATAATTTTCCACGCCTTTCAAGTACGGATTTGTCGACAGATATCTCCACATTAGAAACCGTACCTAAAGATTTTGCAGATTTAGTCCATCTCTTCAAAATGTATTCATCCGGCAATAACTGAAATTGACGTATTCTATGCAAATATGCCAAAAGATGGCTGCATGGGATTCCTGAACTATCAAATTGTTTGCAGCTACATGATGCAAAATCCCTGGATTTTTCATACAAAATTTCACGAACTCTACCCTTTTCGTCATCAATGGGCAAAACTTTAAACATGCTGCAAGAATCATTTTCGCTTGTAAGCTCAATATTATAGCTGTAACTTTCCCACAACTGCTCTTGAAAATCAAGGTAAGAGCTACATGTATAAATATTGGCCATTTGCGCATCCATCTTAATAAGGCATTTGAGTTTTGGCCTCTCGTTCAAATCAATATGATCTGCCTTCAACTCCGAATGGCGTTGGCGTACCAATGCCCTATTATATTTAACCATAAACTCGAGGAAGGAGTTGTTCTTGGAAACATATTTCTTTAGAAATGAATGTCCACTCTCAGCTCTTTGACTAGTTGAGCAATTTGCAGAAAAAACATGATTCACATAGGATGGAACCCAAGTAGATCGAATCCTATATATCGATTGCAACCAGCCATTACCAGATAATCCACTTTTTGAAACAACGGCCATCCATTTCACTTCAAACTCTTCTCTAGTCTCTGACTCCCAAATACATGCTTTGAAATCTAAATAATGATCTCTGTATTTCATCGCAGGAAGCTTGCTCGAGAACTTATCCAAAATATGCCACGTACAGAATCTGTGAAACGTGTTTGGAAAACAGTAAGGAATGGCTTTTGTCATTGCCGGATCTTGATCAGTAATAATCATTTTTGGAGCATCACCAGGCATGGCATTCAAAAATTCTCTAAATAACCAAACGAATGAATCTATCGTCTCGTCACTTAGAAAGGCACCAGCAAAAACGATTGTTTGACCATGATTGTTTATACCCATGAACGGGGCAAATATCATACTATACCGGTTGGTGTTGTATGTAGTGTCAAAAATGACCACATCACCATAAAGCTTGTATGCTTGCCTAGAACTTGCATCGGCCCAAAAACATTGAGTAATCTTGTGTTCTTCATCTGCTTGAATCTTGAATGTGAATTCAGAATTTCTTTCTTGCTCTAGCAAAAAATGATCATGCAACATTTTTCCATCATGCCCCTTCATCTTGTTTCGCACTTTTCCTTGATAGTTATTTAAATCTTCTTGTGTACAACCAACATTTTCAATTCCACCTACCTGCAATCCAAGAATGTCAAATTGTTTGTGTGGAGGTATGTTTGCCATGTCTAGCTGATCAGCTAATATTTTATGACACTTAGTAACCTTGCGATGAGACTTTAGCAAGTGGCGTCTTCGTGGGGATGTCATTGGATGATTATGACCCTCGTCAAATATGGTGATTGCATACCCACCAAGTTTAGATCTCACAACTATCAATCTTGCTTTACAACCCTCTTTGGTTAATCCACGACGCTTTTGTTCGTCACCAATCCATTCTTTTGTATTACTTCCCTCTTTGTTGCACACAAACTCCTTTCTCGTGATCTCACCATCCTTATTTTTCTTACTTAAATGCATTCGGACACTAAACCCAACCTCCCTTGCATAATTGTTGTAAAATTCAAGCACTTCGTCTAATGTTTCGAAACGTTGACCTATGGTAGGCTTGAACTCATCTGTTACTTGAGGATAGAAAAAACAAATACCAGCTACAATTTCTAACTGATTTTCCATTGGAACTTGCATTTCATTAGCTTCCATAACTTGAACAGGCATTTCATTAGTTCCCATAACTTCAATAGTCATCTCATTAGCTTCCATAGCTTCCATAACTTGAATAGGCATTTCATCAGTTCCCGTAACTTCAATAGTCATCTCATTAGCTTCCATAACTTGAACATGAACATTAGCACAATCAAACATCCACAccaaaaagaataataaaaagcATCAACAAAACTtgaaaagaagaacaaaactCAAATTATTCAAGAAAAATCTGTAACCAAGTTGAATTAGAACTCAAAAACCAACCCGAATTTCTATTTTCTATCTCGTCCACTGCCTCTCGATTTTCAGTGAACTGTCTATTTGAGTAACATGCTTTTCCAAGGCGATAAACCTCTTCAAGGTCAGTTTTCTTTAGTGGGTTTCCAAGACAATCCCAATTATTACAGCAGCGTATATCGTTAATGAAGAGttccttttcaatttatttcaatttgtctTCTTAGCTGCTCTCACAGGCTGCCCACCTGCGATGTCAACTCTTCCAGCCTCCATGTTTGCCCATTCTTCTCACAATTTCTATTTACTTTAACTAGAAAAAAACCCACATGATTACTAAAAAGGATAAACTTGGCTCCTTGGTTGTTAATGAAGAGTTCCTTTTCAATTAAAGGGTATTCGATTAGAATTTTGTGAGTTTTAAGTATGATCGACTAACGCACACCGAAACACAACTGCTTCTCTGTTCGTGGGAGAGGAGAGAACCAGAAAAAACCCCATTTGttcaatccaaatccaaattaatCCTCTAAAATAGTGAATGAGGAGGAGACCCATACCTGAAATCTCTGAAATCTCAAAGGTTATTCCCGATGGCCTATGATTTGGCTGGTATTGTGCTCTGTTCGTGGGAGATGATGTGCGCCTGTGTCGCACGAAAAAGGCGggaaccaaaaaagaaaaggaaaaagaaagatggGGATCCccatttaatctcaaccacccATTTCATCCAACGGTTAGGAGAAGGctccccattttttcaaaaaaatggggatccctccccttaagctccctgtgtgtatatatatatataaatgtgtgtGTTTTAAAGCCAAAATTTGTCACCACCCTCATACCAAGCCAAAATTCGTCACCACCCTCATACCATTCAGAAACACATTGTGCCGCAACCTATACACCATtatacaccattctacatcattctaCATCAACATACATCTTTGCCGCACcctttggagaagaaggagatcCTTGTCGTGCATTTCATTGATGAAGGAGGACCTTGTGCACAAGCCACCTGCATCCTTAGCAGTTCTAAGAGTTATTTCTTCACTCGTtttaatttcaatgtttatttcaatttgcttttcaattgttatgaacatgtgtaactaagttcttATTAGTTcatggtgaatttgaagccatggacatatgttaatatgaattga
Encoded proteins:
- the LOC126584385 gene encoding protein FAR1-RELATED SEQUENCE 5-like, coding for MEANEMTIEVTGTDEMPIQVMEAMEANEMTIEVMGTNEMPVQVMEANEMQVPMENQLEIVAGICFFYPQVTDEFKPTIGQRFETLDEVLEFYNNYAREVGFSVRMHLSKKNKDGEITRKEFVCNKEGSNTKEWIGDEQKRRGLTKEGCKARLIVVRSKLGGYAITIFDEGHNHPMTSPRRRHLLKSHRKVTKCHKILADQLDMANIPPHKQFDILGLQVGGIENVGCTQEDLNNYQGKVRNKMKGHDGKMLHDHFLLEQERNSEFTFKIQADEEHKITQCFWADASSRQAYKLYGDVVIFDTTYNTNRYSMIFAPFMGINNHGQTIVFAGAFLSDETIDSFVWLFREFLNAMPGDAPKMIITDQDPAMTKAIPYCFPNTFHRFCTWHILDKFSSKLPAMKYRDHYLDFKACIWESETREEFEVKWMAVVSKSGLSGNGWLQSIYRIRSTWVPSYVNHVFSANCSTSQRAESGHSFLKKYVSKNNSFLEFMVKYNRALVRQRHSELKADHIDLNERPKLKCLIKMDAQMANIYTCSSYLDFQEQLWESYSYNIELTSENDSCSMFKVLPIDDEKGRVREILYEKSRDFASCSCKQFDSSGIPCSHLLAYLHRIRQFQLLPDEYILKRWTKSAKSLGTVSNVEISVDKSVLERRGKLF
- the LOC126584384 gene encoding uncharacterized protein LOC126584384 → MSMPSAPHMTSLNFNNIETLTGSNYKKWKEDVEMVFGLMDLDLALREEKPAAITAESTVDHKAKFEKWERTNRMSLMIMRKAMAPLVKGGVPKQDNAKAFLAAVGEKFKESDKAETGTFLTQITSMKFDGEGSVREHILKMVDLAQKLKDLEVPMTDQFLVHMALNSLPPKYGQLKVSYNT